The proteins below are encoded in one region of Streptomyces ficellus:
- a CDS encoding AAA family ATPase has product MTTRILPAVGDADAARSITTLLSQLPDTEPAAPVGDSTSLIDTLARLAAESLDELPEVVLVHERIGPVPALELVREVALRFPAVGVVLVTADAAPGLYSAAMDSGARGLIGMPLSYEELAQRVQSAAAWSAGVRRHLGQGGDVFTGPGGRVVTVSGAKGGVGTTVTAVQLALAARASGLSVALADLDLQSGDVASYLDVQFRRSVVDLAAIQDISPRVLQDALYAHQSGIALLLAPGEGERGEDVTDRSVRQIVSALRNRYEVVVVDCGTQLNSANAAAIEMADTTLLLVTPDVVAVRAAKRMVRLWDRLQIRKAEETVSVVNRHIRNSEIQPPLVEKITGTRVARTAVPANFKELQSVVDAGRMQDLEAKSSVKQALWALAGELGIVKAPEGENRHGKFRGDRGSVGLRRARGK; this is encoded by the coding sequence ATGACCACACGCATCCTCCCGGCCGTCGGCGACGCCGACGCCGCCCGATCCATCACCACCCTCCTCAGCCAGCTCCCCGACACCGAACCCGCCGCGCCCGTCGGCGACTCCACCTCGCTGATCGACACCCTGGCCCGGCTCGCCGCCGAGTCCCTGGACGAACTGCCCGAGGTGGTCCTGGTCCACGAGCGGATCGGACCCGTCCCCGCCCTGGAACTCGTCCGCGAGGTCGCCCTGCGCTTCCCCGCGGTCGGCGTCGTCCTCGTCACCGCCGACGCCGCCCCCGGCCTCTACTCCGCCGCCATGGACTCCGGCGCCCGCGGCCTCATCGGCATGCCCCTGTCGTACGAGGAGCTCGCCCAGCGCGTCCAGTCCGCGGCCGCCTGGTCCGCGGGCGTACGGCGCCACCTCGGACAGGGCGGCGACGTCTTCACCGGGCCGGGCGGCCGGGTCGTCACCGTCAGCGGTGCCAAGGGCGGCGTCGGCACCACCGTCACCGCGGTCCAGCTCGCCCTCGCCGCGCGGGCGTCGGGGCTGAGCGTGGCGCTCGCGGACCTGGACCTCCAGTCCGGCGACGTCGCCTCCTACCTGGACGTGCAGTTCCGCCGGTCCGTCGTGGACCTCGCCGCCATCCAGGACATATCGCCCCGGGTGCTCCAGGACGCGCTGTACGCCCACCAGTCCGGCATCGCCCTGCTGCTCGCGCCGGGCGAGGGCGAGCGCGGCGAGGACGTCACCGACCGGTCGGTCCGCCAGATCGTCAGCGCCCTGCGCAACCGCTACGAGGTCGTCGTCGTCGACTGCGGAACCCAGCTCAACAGCGCCAACGCCGCCGCCATCGAGATGGCCGACACCACGCTGCTGCTGGTCACCCCCGACGTGGTGGCCGTGCGCGCCGCCAAGCGGATGGTCCGGCTCTGGGACCGGCTCCAGATCCGCAAGGCGGAGGAGACCGTGTCGGTGGTCAACCGGCACATCCGCAACTCCGAGATCCAGCCGCCGCTCGTCGAGAAGATCACCGGCACGCGCGTCGCACGGACCGCCGTACCCGCGAATTTCAAGGAGCTCCAGTCGGTCGTCGACGCCGGCCGGATGCAGGACCTGGAAGCCAAGTCCTCCGTCAAGCAGGCCCTGTGGGCGCTCGCCGGCGAACTGGGCATCGTGAAGGCGCCCGAGGGGGAGAACAGGCACGGGAAGTTCCGCGGCGACCGGGGCTCGGTGGGCCTCCGGCGAGCGCGCGGCAAGTAG
- a CDS encoding GntP family permease, producing the protein MPVHTGGLLLLVDGTAGLLTVAALGIALLLFLIIKVRLQPFVALLAVSIAVGLAAGLSVTELFGTVQKSAATSVVEAGMGGILGHVAIIIGLGTMLGAILEVSGGAQVLSSRLLGLFGERRAPLAMGLTGLIFGIPVFFDVGIFVLAPIVYAAAKRSGRSVLLYAMPLLAGLSMTHAFLPPHPGPVAAAGLLHVSLGWVILMGVAVGVPAVLAAWGYAAWIGERLFVPVPEDMLEAAEQARAEVARERGGESEAPVALSTVLAVIGTPLVLILAATFSSIALEPSTLRSVVEFFGNPFVALTIALVLAYYVLGVRRGWTRGSLESVSTRSLKPVGNILLVVGAGGVFGAVLKAGGVAQALSDTFNGIGLPVIVLAYLIALVLRVAQGSATVAIVTTAGIVLPLVEHGDHSQAFLALVIMAISAGSIFASHVNDGGFWIVSTYFGISERDTLKSWTVLESVLSVAGFAVAAGLSLVV; encoded by the coding sequence ATGCCCGTGCACACCGGAGGCCTGCTCCTCCTCGTCGACGGCACCGCCGGTCTCCTCACCGTCGCAGCCCTCGGCATCGCCCTCCTCCTCTTCCTCATCATCAAGGTCCGGCTCCAGCCGTTCGTCGCGCTGCTCGCCGTCTCCATAGCCGTCGGCCTCGCCGCCGGGCTGTCCGTCACCGAACTGTTCGGCACCGTCCAGAAGTCCGCCGCCACCTCCGTCGTCGAGGCCGGCATGGGCGGCATCCTCGGTCACGTCGCGATCATCATCGGCCTGGGCACCATGCTCGGCGCGATCCTCGAAGTGTCCGGCGGGGCGCAGGTGCTGTCCTCCCGGCTCCTCGGCCTGTTCGGCGAGAGGCGGGCGCCGCTCGCCATGGGCCTGACCGGCCTGATCTTCGGCATCCCGGTCTTCTTCGACGTCGGCATCTTCGTCCTCGCGCCGATCGTGTACGCCGCCGCCAAGCGGTCCGGCCGCTCGGTCCTCCTCTACGCGATGCCGCTGCTCGCGGGCCTGTCCATGACGCACGCGTTCCTGCCCCCGCACCCCGGCCCGGTGGCCGCGGCCGGACTGCTGCACGTCTCGCTCGGCTGGGTCATCCTCATGGGCGTCGCCGTCGGCGTCCCCGCGGTCCTCGCCGCCTGGGGCTACGCCGCCTGGATCGGCGAACGGCTCTTCGTGCCCGTACCGGAGGACATGCTGGAGGCCGCCGAGCAGGCCAGGGCCGAGGTGGCCCGGGAGCGGGGCGGGGAGTCGGAGGCGCCGGTGGCGCTGTCCACCGTCCTCGCCGTCATCGGCACGCCGCTGGTCCTCATCCTCGCCGCGACGTTCTCCTCGATCGCCCTCGAACCCTCCACCCTCCGCTCGGTCGTGGAGTTCTTCGGCAACCCGTTCGTGGCGCTGACGATCGCCCTGGTGCTGGCGTACTACGTGCTGGGCGTCCGGCGCGGCTGGACCCGCGGGTCGCTGGAGTCGGTGTCCACGCGGTCCCTCAAGCCGGTCGGCAACATCCTGCTCGTGGTCGGCGCGGGCGGTGTCTTCGGCGCGGTCCTCAAGGCCGGCGGCGTCGCCCAGGCGCTCTCGGACACCTTCAACGGCATCGGCCTGCCGGTGATCGTGCTCGCCTACCTGATCGCGCTGGTGCTGCGGGTCGCCCAGGGCTCGGCGACGGTCGCGATCGTCACGACGGCCGGCATCGTGCTGCCACTGGTCGAGCACGGCGACCACTCGCAGGCGTTCCTGGCGCTGGTCATCATGGCCATCTCCGCCGGGTCGATCTTCGCCTCGCACGTCAACGACGGCGGGTTCTGGATCGTCTCCACGTACTTCGGCATCTCCGAGCGCGACACGCTCAAGTCCTGGACGGTGCTGGAGTCGGTCCTGTCGGTGGCCGGCTTCGCCGTCGCGGCGGGTCTGAGCCTGGTGGTGTGA
- a CDS encoding RidA family protein, whose product MSEKTAITPATHTAPPAKFSHGVRKGNILQVAGQVGFLPAVEGQAPTPAGPTLREQTLQTLANVEAVLKEGGASWDDVMMMRVYLTDTAHFAEMNEIYNAYFAGLTVAPAARTTVYVGLPAGLLIEIDALAVLD is encoded by the coding sequence ATGAGCGAGAAGACCGCGATCACCCCCGCCACCCACACCGCCCCGCCCGCGAAGTTCTCCCACGGCGTGCGCAAGGGCAACATCCTCCAGGTCGCCGGCCAGGTCGGCTTCCTCCCCGCCGTCGAGGGACAGGCCCCGACCCCGGCCGGCCCCACCCTGCGCGAGCAGACCCTCCAGACCCTGGCCAACGTCGAGGCGGTCCTGAAGGAGGGCGGCGCGAGCTGGGACGACGTGATGATGATGCGCGTCTACCTCACGGACACGGCGCACTTCGCCGAGATGAACGAGATCTACAACGCGTACTTCGCCGGCCTGACCGTCGCCCCCGCCGCCCGCACCACGGTCTACGTCGGTCTCCCCGCCGGTCTGCTCATCGAGATCGACGCCCTCGCCGTCCTGGACTGA
- a CDS encoding chitinase: MDPSPRGARRRHDRRLAGTLALAVGAGLALTGTAAGTAHAADVNVARNAGFESGLANWTCSAGSGATVSSPVHGGTAALRATPGGQDNARCAQTVTVRPNSTYTLSAWVQGGYAYLGASGTGTTDVSTWTPGSAGWQQLSTRFTTGASTTSVTVYTHGWYGQSAYYADDVSVFGPDGGGGGDPDPVVPATPAGLTAGTVTSSSVALSWNPVPGAAGYHVHRDGTRVQTVTGTSATVTGLAANTSYGFQVSATNAAGESAKSATVTARTSPGGQNPNPAVPRHAVTGYWQNFNNGATVQKLRDVQAQYDIIAVSFADSTATPGQIVFNLDPAVGYASLADFKADIAAKKAAGKSVIISVGGEKGNVTINSDASATAFANSAYALMQEYGFSGVDIDLEHGINSTYLTKALRQLSAKAGPGMVLTMAPQTIDMQNTGTEYFKTALAVKDILTVVNMQYYNSGSMLGCDGKVYSQGSVDFLTALACIQLEGGLDASQVGLGVPASTRGAGSGYVDPQIVKNALDCLTRGTGCGSFKPSKTYPALRGAMTWSTNWDATAGNAWSNAVGPHVHNLP, from the coding sequence GTGGACCCCTCTCCCCGTGGCGCACGCAGACGACACGACCGCCGGCTCGCCGGGACCCTGGCGCTGGCCGTGGGCGCCGGGCTCGCCCTCACCGGCACGGCGGCCGGCACCGCGCACGCCGCCGACGTCAACGTCGCCAGGAACGCCGGCTTCGAGTCCGGCCTGGCCAACTGGACCTGTTCGGCCGGCAGCGGCGCCACCGTCTCCTCTCCCGTGCACGGCGGGACCGCCGCGCTCCGGGCGACACCGGGCGGCCAGGACAATGCCCGCTGCGCGCAGACCGTGACGGTCAGGCCCAACTCCACGTACACGCTCAGCGCCTGGGTGCAGGGCGGGTACGCGTACCTCGGCGCGAGCGGCACCGGGACGACGGACGTCTCGACCTGGACGCCCGGCTCGGCCGGCTGGCAGCAGCTGTCCACCCGCTTCACCACCGGCGCGAGCACCACGTCCGTGACCGTCTACACGCACGGCTGGTACGGGCAGTCCGCCTACTACGCCGACGACGTCTCCGTCTTCGGACCGGACGGCGGAGGCGGCGGCGACCCCGACCCGGTGGTGCCCGCCACGCCCGCCGGGCTCACCGCGGGCACGGTGACCTCGTCGTCCGTCGCCCTCAGCTGGAACCCCGTCCCCGGCGCGGCCGGCTACCACGTCCACCGGGACGGCACCCGGGTCCAGACGGTGACCGGGACGTCGGCGACCGTGACCGGACTGGCGGCGAACACCTCGTACGGCTTCCAGGTCAGCGCCACCAACGCGGCCGGGGAGTCGGCGAAGTCGGCGACCGTCACCGCCCGGACCTCACCCGGCGGGCAGAACCCCAACCCGGCCGTGCCCCGCCACGCGGTGACCGGTTACTGGCAGAACTTCAACAACGGCGCCACCGTGCAGAAGCTGCGGGACGTGCAGGCGCAGTACGACATCATCGCCGTGTCGTTCGCCGACTCGACCGCGACGCCCGGCCAGATCGTCTTCAACCTCGACCCGGCCGTCGGCTACGCCTCGCTCGCCGACTTCAAGGCCGACATCGCCGCGAAGAAGGCCGCCGGCAAGTCCGTGATCATCTCGGTGGGCGGCGAGAAGGGCAACGTCACCATCAACAGTGACGCCTCCGCGACCGCCTTCGCGAACAGCGCGTACGCCCTGATGCAGGAGTACGGCTTCAGCGGCGTCGACATCGACCTGGAGCACGGCATCAACTCCACCTACCTGACGAAGGCGCTGCGCCAGCTGTCGGCGAAGGCGGGGCCGGGCATGGTGCTGACGATGGCGCCGCAGACCATCGACATGCAGAACACCGGAACGGAGTACTTCAAGACGGCCCTGGCCGTGAAGGACATCCTCACGGTGGTCAACATGCAGTACTACAACAGCGGCTCGATGCTGGGCTGCGACGGCAAGGTGTACTCCCAGGGGTCGGTCGACTTCCTGACCGCGCTGGCCTGCATCCAGCTGGAGGGCGGCCTGGACGCCTCCCAGGTCGGCCTGGGCGTCCCCGCCTCGACCCGCGGCGCCGGCAGCGGCTACGTCGACCCGCAGATCGTGAAGAACGCGCTGGACTGCCTGACGCGCGGCACCGGCTGCGGCTCCTTCAAGCCGTCGAAGACCTACCCGGCGCTGCGCGGGGCGATGACCTGGTCCACGAACTGGGACGCCACGGCCGGCAACGCCTGGTCGAACGCGGTCGGCCCGCACGTGCACAACCTGCCGTAG
- the cpaB gene encoding Flp pilus assembly protein CpaB, which translates to MNSRQRRGVILLLLSLLCALGAFAGVVTVISDVNSKVGPEVDAYELKADVAAYTSLQPAQFRKIRMPERWLSGNAVTDLTVVKDKIAVTDLKKGSLLQEDMIARRPALESGQQEIAIMIDAATGVAGKITAGSLVNIFATFDDDDRGKDAVAESRIIVANARVLDVGKLTPLDGKRDDNRGVGMREAVPITFALSTTDAQRVAYAESFAEHVRLALLPRNSPTVLRPGEGSYTLDEDRNK; encoded by the coding sequence ATGAATTCACGCCAGCGTCGCGGAGTCATTCTGCTGCTCCTCTCCCTCCTGTGCGCCCTCGGCGCGTTCGCCGGTGTGGTCACGGTGATCAGCGACGTGAATTCGAAGGTCGGCCCCGAGGTCGACGCGTACGAACTGAAGGCCGACGTCGCGGCGTACACGTCGCTCCAGCCCGCCCAGTTCCGGAAGATAAGGATGCCCGAGCGCTGGCTCTCCGGGAACGCCGTCACCGACCTCACCGTCGTCAAGGACAAGATCGCGGTCACCGACCTCAAGAAGGGCTCGCTGCTCCAGGAGGACATGATCGCCAGAAGGCCCGCCCTGGAGAGCGGCCAGCAGGAGATCGCCATCATGATCGACGCCGCCACCGGCGTCGCCGGCAAGATCACCGCAGGCTCCCTGGTGAACATCTTCGCCACGTTCGACGACGACGACCGAGGGAAGGACGCCGTCGCCGAGTCCCGCATCATCGTCGCCAACGCCCGGGTCCTCGACGTCGGCAAGCTCACCCCGCTCGACGGCAAGCGGGACGACAACCGCGGCGTCGGCATGCGGGAGGCCGTGCCGATCACCTTCGCGCTCAGCACCACCGACGCCCAGCGCGTGGCGTACGCCGAGTCGTTCGCCGAGCACGTACGCCTCGCCCTGCTGCCCCGCAACAGCCCCACCGTCCTCCGGCCCGGCGAGGGCAGCTACACGCTCGACGAAGACAGGAACAAGTGA
- a CDS encoding TadE family protein → MTRYARRRRSVAGKGRRPGDAGQSAVEFVGWVTVLLIAALAAVQLGFVAYAVQQAGTASRAAARVASQDPTADAGAAGAAATSDWLGTGVTVSGAGGEQVTATATVPIPSVIPLFGFPDARRSTTMPVTTPATD, encoded by the coding sequence ATGACCCGGTACGCGAGGCGGCGGCGGTCCGTGGCGGGGAAGGGGCGCCGCCCCGGTGACGCCGGCCAGTCGGCTGTGGAGTTCGTCGGCTGGGTCACGGTCCTGCTGATCGCCGCCCTCGCCGCCGTGCAGCTCGGGTTCGTGGCCTACGCCGTCCAGCAGGCGGGTACGGCGTCCAGGGCGGCGGCCCGGGTGGCGTCGCAGGACCCGACAGCGGACGCGGGGGCCGCCGGAGCGGCGGCGACGAGCGACTGGCTCGGCACCGGCGTCACCGTCTCCGGGGCCGGCGGCGAACAGGTCACCGCCACCGCCACCGTCCCCATCCCCTCCGTCATCCCGCTCTTCGGCTTCCCGGACGCGCGGAGGTCCACGACCATGCCCGTCACCACGCCCGCCACCGACTGA
- a CDS encoding IclR family transcriptional regulator, whose protein sequence is MSQTVDRALSILPLLARGPADLGQVADALGVHKSTALRLLRTLHEHGLVYRQEDQRYRLGARLFALAQEAVESLDIREIAHPHLVALNEQTGHTVHLAVHEEGEVLYIDKVDSRYPVRMYSRIGKPVAITVAAVAKLLLADLPETERRALAGKLDYPMYTSRSIPNAAAFLQELATVREQGWATDLGGHEESINCVAAPVRGADGRVVAAMSVSAPNVVVTADELLTLLPLVRRTADAISGEYSGTTPPKEAHP, encoded by the coding sequence ATGAGCCAGACCGTCGACCGCGCGCTGAGCATCCTGCCGCTGCTCGCCCGGGGCCCCGCCGACCTCGGGCAGGTCGCCGACGCCCTCGGCGTGCACAAGTCGACCGCGCTGCGGCTGCTGCGCACCCTCCACGAGCACGGCCTCGTCTACCGCCAGGAGGACCAGCGCTACCGCCTCGGCGCCCGGCTGTTCGCCCTCGCCCAGGAGGCCGTCGAGAGCCTCGACATCCGCGAGATCGCGCACCCCCACCTCGTCGCGCTCAACGAACAGACCGGCCACACCGTGCACCTCGCCGTCCACGAGGAGGGCGAGGTGCTCTACATCGACAAGGTCGACAGCCGCTACCCGGTGCGGATGTACTCGCGCATCGGCAAGCCCGTCGCGATCACCGTCGCCGCCGTGGCCAAGCTGCTGCTCGCGGACCTGCCCGAGACCGAGCGCCGCGCCCTGGCCGGGAAGCTCGACTACCCCATGTACACGTCCCGTTCGATCCCGAACGCCGCCGCCTTCCTCCAGGAACTGGCGACCGTGCGCGAACAGGGCTGGGCCACCGACCTCGGCGGCCACGAGGAGTCCATCAACTGCGTCGCGGCCCCCGTCCGCGGCGCCGACGGCCGGGTCGTCGCCGCCATGTCGGTGTCCGCGCCGAACGTCGTCGTCACCGCCGACGAACTCCTCACCCTCCTGCCGCTGGTGCGCCGCACCGCCGACGCCATCAGCGGGGAGTACTCCGGCACCACCCCACCCAAGGAAGCACACCCATGA
- a CDS encoding TadE family protein has translation MERRYGSDRGQVAVEFTGMVPVVLGVIVLLWQAALVGYAWSLAGNAADEAARAGTVGGAGACAAAAQGSVSGAWSVAAECGEGGDLYTASVKVNIPVLFPGFDVPVPVTGTAAVAREGDE, from the coding sequence ATGGAACGCCGTTACGGAAGTGACCGTGGGCAGGTCGCGGTCGAGTTCACCGGGATGGTCCCGGTCGTCCTCGGCGTGATCGTCCTGCTCTGGCAGGCCGCCCTCGTCGGCTACGCCTGGTCGCTGGCCGGCAACGCGGCGGACGAGGCGGCCCGGGCCGGGACGGTCGGCGGGGCCGGCGCGTGCGCCGCGGCCGCGCAGGGCAGCGTGTCCGGGGCGTGGTCGGTCGCGGCCGAGTGCGGCGAGGGCGGCGACCTGTACACGGCCTCGGTCAAGGTGAACATCCCCGTCCTCTTCCCCGGCTTCGACGTCCCCGTACCGGTGACCGGCACGGCGGCCGTGGCGAGGGAGGGCGACGAATGA
- a CDS encoding sugar kinase — protein MTATDVICLGESMVTFLPSRPGRLADVPSFARAIGGAESNVACALAAAGHRVRWVSRVGADGFGDHLVDAVAAYGVDTTAVRRDPDRPTGVYFRTATDRATDTHEVVYYRAGSAASAMSPRTVPYEDVDDARVLHLSGITAALSDDCLALMRALTAPRPGRPLVSFDVNHRAGLWRGADPAVLLDLARGADLVLTGDDEAEAAWGLRGAAAVREALPQPAVLVVKHGARGATVYARRADGEPDAVTFAPAPRVDVVAPVGAGDAFAAGFLSATLRGLDHTRRLRHGHLMAAAALTVPGDLGDPPATAHADRLAGLDDDAWGRLHLGPGWTRTGEDQEVRTP, from the coding sequence GTGACCGCAACCGACGTCATCTGTCTCGGTGAGTCCATGGTCACGTTCCTGCCGTCCCGGCCCGGCCGCCTCGCCGACGTGCCGTCCTTCGCCCGCGCCATCGGGGGCGCCGAGTCCAACGTCGCCTGCGCGCTCGCCGCGGCGGGCCACCGCGTCCGCTGGGTCAGCCGCGTCGGCGCCGACGGCTTCGGCGACCACCTGGTGGACGCCGTCGCCGCGTACGGGGTCGACACCACCGCGGTGCGCCGCGACCCGGACCGCCCGACCGGCGTCTACTTCCGCACGGCCACCGACCGCGCCACCGACACCCACGAGGTCGTCTACTACCGGGCCGGGTCCGCCGCCTCCGCCATGTCGCCGCGGACGGTGCCGTACGAGGACGTCGACGACGCCCGCGTCCTGCACCTGTCCGGGATCACCGCCGCGCTCTCCGACGACTGCCTGGCCCTGATGCGCGCGCTCACCGCCCCCCGCCCCGGCCGCCCCCTGGTCTCCTTCGACGTCAACCACCGGGCCGGGCTGTGGCGCGGCGCCGACCCCGCCGTCCTGCTGGACCTCGCCCGGGGCGCCGACCTCGTCCTCACCGGTGACGACGAGGCGGAGGCGGCGTGGGGCCTGCGCGGCGCGGCGGCCGTCCGGGAGGCGCTGCCGCAGCCGGCCGTGCTGGTGGTCAAGCACGGGGCGCGCGGCGCGACCGTGTACGCCCGCCGCGCGGACGGGGAGCCGGACGCCGTCACCTTCGCCCCCGCGCCCCGTGTCGACGTCGTCGCGCCCGTCGGCGCCGGGGACGCGTTCGCCGCCGGGTTCCTGTCGGCGACGCTCCGCGGGCTCGACCACACCCGGCGCCTGCGCCACGGGCACCTCATGGCCGCCGCCGCGCTCACCGTCCCCGGCGACCTCGGCGACCCGCCCGCCACCGCACACGCCGACCGCCTCGCCGGACTCGACGACGACGCCTGGGGGAGACTGCACCTCGGCCCCGGCTGGACACGGACCGGGGAGGACCAGGAGGTACGTACGCCATGA
- a CDS encoding Nramp family divalent metal transporter, protein MADTARQGETEGTAGPPLRKASWRYIGPGIVVAATGVGAGDLVATLIAGSKFGYTLLWAAVIGCLVKISLAEAAGRWHLATGRTLFDGWRSLGAWTTVYFAGYVAVWGFVYGAAAMSSSALPLQALFPGVMDLKWWAVLCGLGGLVFVWFNRYAVFEKVMTLLVGVMFVVTVYLAIRVTPHLGEAFAGLAPVLPDGSLIYTLGLVGGVGGTITLAAYGYWVNAKGWTDTSWMKVMRLDNRVAYITTGIFVVAMLFVGAELLHSSGVALAKGDKGLLDLGKVLEDQYGGATAKLFLIGFFATSITSLIGVWHGVSLMFADFVSRFRGREPATGEAVAAGTREKSLPFRAYLLWLTFPPMSLLFLDQPFGLVIVYGVVGAFFMPFLALTLVWLLNSSRTPREWRNGWLSNGVLGVAGLLFLVLCVEQVRDLPW, encoded by the coding sequence ATGGCAGACACCGCGCGACAGGGCGAGACCGAGGGAACGGCCGGGCCCCCGCTCCGCAAGGCCAGTTGGCGTTACATCGGTCCGGGCATCGTCGTGGCCGCGACCGGGGTCGGCGCCGGCGACCTCGTCGCCACGCTCATCGCGGGCAGCAAGTTCGGCTACACGCTCCTGTGGGCCGCCGTCATCGGCTGCCTCGTCAAGATCTCGCTCGCCGAGGCCGCCGGCCGCTGGCACCTGGCCACCGGCCGCACCCTCTTCGACGGCTGGCGCAGCCTCGGCGCCTGGACCACCGTCTACTTCGCCGGGTACGTCGCCGTCTGGGGCTTCGTGTACGGCGCCGCCGCCATGTCCTCCAGCGCCCTGCCCCTCCAGGCCCTCTTCCCCGGCGTCATGGACCTCAAGTGGTGGGCCGTCCTGTGCGGCCTCGGCGGACTGGTCTTCGTCTGGTTCAACCGGTACGCCGTCTTCGAGAAGGTCATGACCCTCCTCGTCGGCGTCATGTTCGTCGTCACCGTCTACCTCGCCATCCGCGTCACCCCGCACCTGGGCGAGGCGTTCGCCGGACTCGCGCCCGTCCTGCCCGACGGCTCGCTGATCTACACCCTCGGCCTGGTCGGCGGCGTCGGCGGGACGATCACGCTGGCCGCGTACGGCTACTGGGTCAACGCCAAGGGCTGGACGGACACCTCGTGGATGAAGGTGATGCGGCTCGACAACCGCGTCGCCTACATCACCACCGGCATCTTCGTCGTCGCCATGCTCTTCGTCGGCGCCGAGCTGCTCCACTCCTCCGGCGTCGCCCTCGCCAAGGGCGACAAGGGGCTGCTCGACCTCGGCAAGGTCCTGGAGGACCAGTACGGCGGGGCCACCGCCAAGCTGTTCCTCATCGGGTTCTTCGCCACCTCCATCACCTCCCTCATCGGCGTCTGGCACGGCGTGAGCCTGATGTTCGCCGACTTCGTCAGCCGCTTCCGCGGCCGGGAGCCCGCCACCGGCGAGGCGGTGGCCGCCGGCACCCGGGAGAAGTCGCTGCCCTTCCGGGCCTACCTGCTGTGGCTGACGTTCCCGCCGATGTCCCTGCTCTTCCTGGACCAGCCGTTCGGCCTGGTCATCGTGTACGGCGTCGTCGGCGCCTTCTTCATGCCGTTCCTCGCCCTCACCCTGGTCTGGCTCCTCAACTCCTCCCGCACCCCGCGCGAGTGGCGCAACGGATGGCTCAGCAACGGGGTCCTGGGCGTGGCGGGGCTGCTGTTCCTGGTGCTGTGCGTGGAGCAGGTGCGCGACCTGCCCTGGTAG
- a CDS encoding M14 family metallopeptidase, with product MRIRIRGRRSAALTALLALAVAAPLTATPTTAAPPVAATPAAAAEEVVRQYEIHGPSTPAERTALAATGASVDEAGGHAVVVSANAEQARKLRALGHRLEALPAPPDRGQGGTALGAMDFPSADARYHNYAEMNAEITQRLQQYPGIMSRRVIGKSYQGRDIVAIKISDNVATDENEPEVLFTHHQHAREHLTVEMALYLLRELGAGYGSDPRVTSAVNNREIWIVPDLNPDGGEYDIASGSYRSWRKNRQPNSGSSYIGTDMNRNWDFKWGCCGGSSGSPGSDTYRGRAAESAPEVKVVSDFVRSRVVGGKQQIRAGIDFHTYSELVLWPYGYTYSDTAPGLTQDDRDAFATVGRKMAASNGYTPEQSSDLYITDGSIDDYLWGAHKIFGYTFEMYPRSASGGGFYPPDEVIERETSRNRDAVLQLIENADCMYRSIGKEQQYCA from the coding sequence ATGCGCATCCGCATACGCGGCAGAAGGTCCGCCGCCCTGACGGCCCTGCTGGCCCTCGCCGTCGCGGCACCGCTCACCGCCACCCCGACGACGGCCGCGCCGCCCGTGGCCGCCACCCCGGCCGCCGCCGCGGAGGAGGTCGTCCGGCAGTACGAGATCCATGGCCCGTCCACCCCCGCCGAGCGCACCGCGCTCGCCGCCACCGGCGCCTCCGTCGACGAGGCCGGTGGCCACGCGGTCGTCGTCAGCGCCAACGCCGAACAGGCCCGGAAGCTGCGCGCCCTCGGCCACCGGCTGGAGGCCCTGCCCGCCCCGCCCGACCGCGGCCAGGGCGGCACGGCGCTCGGCGCCATGGACTTCCCCTCCGCCGACGCGCGCTACCACAACTACGCGGAGATGAACGCGGAGATCACCCAGCGGCTCCAGCAGTACCCCGGCATCATGAGCCGCCGCGTCATCGGGAAGTCGTACCAGGGGCGCGACATCGTCGCCATCAAGATCAGCGACAACGTGGCCACCGACGAGAACGAGCCCGAGGTCCTCTTCACCCACCACCAGCACGCCCGCGAACACCTCACGGTCGAGATGGCGCTGTACCTGCTGCGCGAACTCGGCGCCGGCTACGGCTCCGACCCCCGCGTCACCAGCGCCGTGAACAACCGCGAGATCTGGATCGTGCCGGACCTCAACCCGGACGGCGGCGAGTACGACATCGCCTCCGGCTCGTACCGCAGCTGGCGCAAGAACCGGCAGCCGAACTCCGGCTCGTCGTACATCGGCACCGACATGAACCGGAACTGGGACTTCAAGTGGGGCTGCTGCGGCGGCTCCTCCGGCTCCCCGGGCTCCGACACCTACCGGGGCCGCGCCGCCGAGTCCGCCCCCGAGGTGAAGGTCGTCTCCGACTTCGTCCGCTCCCGGGTGGTCGGCGGCAAGCAGCAGATCAGGGCGGGCATCGACTTCCACACGTACAGCGAGCTGGTCCTGTGGCCGTACGGCTACACCTACAGCGACACCGCCCCCGGCCTCACCCAGGACGACCGCGACGCCTTCGCGACCGTCGGCCGCAAGATGGCCGCGAGCAACGGCTACACGCCCGAGCAGTCGAGCGACCTCTACATCACCGACGGGTCCATCGACGACTACCTGTGGGGCGCGCACAAGATCTTCGGGTACACCTTCGAGATGTACCCGCGTTCCGCCTCGGGCGGCGGCTTCTACCCGCCCGACGAGGTCATCGAGCGCGAGACGAGCCGCAACCGTGACGCGGTGCTGCAACTGATCGAGAACGCCGACTGCATGTACCGGTCCATCGGCAAGGAACAGCAGTACTGCGCCTGA